The following is a genomic window from Dehalogenimonas sp. 4OHTPN.
TTTTATCCGCCATTTCTTCAACTTCGTCCTTGACATCTTCAAGACAGTCAAGACCGGTGTCCCACATGTCGTCAATTTTATTCTGGATCAGGCGCCGGGTTTTTTTACCGGGATAAGGAGCATAGAGAAGCGACACCACGGCGCCAACTGCCGCGCCGGTCAGCAAGCCCAGGGCAAACCCGCCAATAAAATTCCCTTGATTGCTCATCTGCTCACTCCTCAACCTGATTTTTTATCAAACCTCATCCCTACAGAATTATAGCGCTGAATCAAGGCTGTGAACAGGGTAATTTTACGAAACTTGTTTTGGGTGAGTTGGCGGCTGGATTTTGAGTGTATAGAGTAGAGGCGCAGGCGCGCCTCTACTCGTTGGTCTGTTTACTTTCTGCGGTCAGCGACATAAAACTCTATAGCGCTGGTCATGAATCCGGGCATCTCCGGGTGGAATTTCAGGTAGAAGGCGGCGAAGCGCGAGTCTTCTGAATACATCCGCCCCAGGCCGAGAATCATTTCGTCGGTATAGTGGTGGAAGTTCTCCATTAGCTGCCGCCAGCGGGCGATCTGTTCCTGGACTTCCTTGCTCTCCGGCCCCTTGCCCATACTGGCGACGATTTTCTGGTAGATCTCGCCGAATTCCGCCTGTACCGCGTCGAATTTCGCCTTACCCATGGCCACGACTCGGGCTTCGGACTCGGCGACGGTTTTTTCACCATATTTTTCGCGCGCTTCTTTACGCATGCTGTCGATTTCCTCGTCGGAAAAACCCTTGTAGTAGTCCTTGATTTCCATTTCTTTTTCTCCTTTTAGTCTTCTGATGGTCTTGTCCACCGTAACCAGTAACTCGCTGAGACGGTCCGACTTCTTCCGGAGCGCCTCGCGATGCGATTCCATGGCAGATAACAAGTCGAAGTCCGGCTTTTCCATGATGGTCTTGATATCGGACAACTCAAAACCCAATTCACGGAAGAACAGGATCTGCTGCAGCCTGAGGGCGGCGGAGTCATCGTAGCGGCGGTAGCCGGCCTCCGAATATGACTCAGGTTTGAGCAACCCGATTTTGTCATAAAACTGCAGGGTACGCGGGCTAACGCCGGACAATTTCGCCAGTTCACCGGTAGCATAGCTGCGCGCGACGGCCAAGACTGATCTCCTTTCCATTACTGCTATCGATCGACAAAAAGCAGTATAAACTATGACGATACGTAATAGTCAAGTGGTTGGAGAATAAAACAAAGCGCTCGCCATTGGCGAGCGCTTGAGTGGTAAACGAATTGGGGCTACATCGCCTTTCCCAGTTTATCGATAATCTTATTTAGCATCGCTTCCTGGTCTTTAAGCTGGGCGCGGTAATCCGGGGTATCGGTCTGGGAGATCTCCATACGGAAGTCGGACAGGTAGTTTTTTAGAATGTCACGCAGCATGTCACGTTCGGTGGCGGTCAGTTCCAGGTTCGGCATGGCAGTCTCCTCGGTTGTTTATTTCAGTTCATTCTAACACCGAAGTCCAGTTAATCAAACATTTTACCGGGCTGCAGCTGGGACGATTTAACTCTTGAAGGCTTTATTAGCCAGGCTGTCGGCATCGGAGTTGCGTTCCCTTGGGACATGGCGGTATGTAACCTTGTTAAACTTTGATTCCAGTATTTTAACCCTGGTGTAGAGCGGTTCAAGACCGGGATTTTTCACCCGGTACCGGCCGGTAAGCTGCTTAACGGCTAATTCAGAATCGGCAATCAGCGTCAGTTCCACCGCCCTCAGATTTGAGGCTTCCTCCAGCGCCGAGATGATGGCGTGGTATTCGGCCTGGTTGTTGGTCATCCGTCCGATGGCGCGGCTGACGGTCTTCACCACCTGGCCGGTTGAAGTGCGGATGAGGACGCCGATGGCGGATTCGCCCGGATTGCCGCGGCAGGCGGCGTCGGTGTTGGCGATAAGATAGGTCATCCGGTCACTCCAGGTATAAAATCCGGGCGCAGTTGGTGCAGCGGACGATTTCACC
Proteins encoded in this region:
- a CDS encoding YtxH domain-containing protein produces the protein MSNQGNFIGGFALGLLTGAAVGAVVSLLYAPYPGKKTRRLIQNKIDDMWDTGLDCLEDVKDEVEEMADKTQEFVKEAIDSAAAKKYSENNLGG
- a CDS encoding MerR family transcriptional regulator, whose product is MAVARSYATGELAKLSGVSPRTLQFYDKIGLLKPESYSEAGYRRYDDSAALRLQQILFFRELGFELSDIKTIMEKPDFDLLSAMESHREALRKKSDRLSELLVTVDKTIRRLKGEKEMEIKDYYKGFSDEEIDSMRKEAREKYGEKTVAESEARVVAMGKAKFDAVQAEFGEIYQKIVASMGKGPESKEVQEQIARWRQLMENFHHYTDEMILGLGRMYSEDSRFAAFYLKFHPEMPGFMTSAIEFYVADRRK
- a CDS encoding ribonuclease HI family protein codes for the protein MTYLIANTDAACRGNPGESAIGVLIRTSTGQVVKTVSRAIGRMTNNQAEYHAIISALEEASNLRAVELTLIADSELAVKQLTGRYRVKNPGLEPLYTRVKILESKFNKVTYRHVPRERNSDADSLANKAFKS